The genomic segment AGATCGCCGCGGCGTTCAGCCCGAGGATCTTCTTCTTCTGGTCCGTCGTCAGCGGGGCGTACTCGCTCATGTCCTCGGGGATCTGGAAGTCCACGAACGTCTCGACGAGCCACTTCGGCGTCCACAGCGCGTAGTCGCTGGAGAAGAAGATGCGGTTCTCGTCGAGCCAGTAGAGGAGTTCGCCGATGATCTGCGCGAAGTACCGCGGGCGGGTGTGGATGAACGGCAGCGCGACCGCGAGACCGGCGTAGACGTTGGGCTCCTGGGTGGCGATCCAGCAGAAGTCCTCCAGGCGCGGCAGCCCGCAGTGCTCCACGACGAAGTTCAGGTCGGTGAAGTCGGTCGCGACGTGGTCCACGTCGGCCACGTCGAACGCGTCGCGGTCGAGCGGGCGGATCGTCGGGCCCTTGTGGACGTGGATGTTCTTGATGCCGACCTCGCGGCAGACCTCGAGGTACCGGTAGGTCCAGGGGTCGCTGAGCTTGTAGCCACGGGAGTCCCCGTGCCAGTCCGCGGTGTAGAGCTTGACGCCCTTGAGGTGCATCTCCTCGGCGTCCCGGCGCAGCCGGTCCAGACCACGTTCTCCGTCCCGGGGGTCGAACCAGTGGTTGTACGTGAGCTTGTCCGGGTTCGCCGAGGCGAGCGCGAAGGCCTCCTGCGTCTGGCCGAACCCGTTGACGTAGAACTCGCCGAGCCGGGCCGGCTGGAAGATCGCGTGGTCGACGTAGCCGTCGGTGAACAGGTCCTTCATGAGGCGCTCGCCGCCCTGGTACAGGTACTCCTCGTAGGGCCAGAGCTCGGAGGCGGGGCTGAGGTTGCGGTGGTAGTCGTAGAAGCAGTCGATGAACTGCTTGCCGTGGACGTTGCGCTGGTTCTCCGGCCGCGCGTCCCACAGGGCGATGTGCGCGTCGAGGATGAAGTACTTCTCGCCGTCCTTGGTGTACATGCTGCTGCTCTCCATCTCCGGTGACGGGGCGGTGCGTTGCGCCCACCGTAGGCAGCAGGGTGGGCGCTCGGGTGTCCCGCGTGTCTCACTTTGAGACGCGCAGGGCTGTGCCGGCGCGGAGCCCGGACGTACCGTGGTCGCACCCGAGACAGGGAGGGACCGTGGGCGAGGGAGCTCCGGAGCGACGACCCGGCCGGCACCCCCTGCGCGCCGGGGTCCCGGTCGCGGACCGCGTCGCCGCGTCCTGGCGGCGCAGCAGCGAGTACGGCGTGCAGACCGAGGCCGTCGAACCCGTCTTCTCCGGGACGTGGGAGCAGGAGTCGCTGTTCTTCGAGTGCGGACGGGAGGTGCTCACCGACCTGCACCGCACGCTCGTCGACGAACCGCTGAGCCTGATGCTCACCGACGCCGACGGTCTGGTGCTGAACCGCCTGTCGGGGGACACGTCGCTGCTGCGCAGCCTCGACGCCGTCTTCCTCGCCCCGGGGTTCGCCTTCTCCGAGCGGGAGGCGGGCACGAGCGGTCTCGGTCTGGCCCTGGCCGACCGGATGCCCGCCGTCGTGCGGGCGCAGGAGCACTACTCGACGAGTCTGGCCGGGTACACGTGCGCGGCCGTCCCCGTCCTCGACCCCGTGTCCGGGCGGCTCGAGGGCAGCGTCAACATCACGACGTGGTCCGAGCAGCCGGGCAAGCTGCTGCTGGCGCTCGCGCAGTCCGCGGCCGGGGCGACGTCGGCGCTGATGCTGGCCCGCTCGCGGGGACGCTCACCGCGGCCGGCACCGCGGGGCGAGGTGTTCCACGTCCAGCCCGGGACGCTGGAACCGGGCAGCGGCACCGTCCAGACGTTGTCCGCGGTGTGGCGGGAGGCGGTGCAGCGGGCCGAGGACGCGGTGCGCGCGGGTCACGTCGTCGTGGCGGTGGGCGAGCGCGGGACCGGCCGGGCCACGCTGCTCGCCCAGGCCGTGCGGCGCGCCCGACCTCGCGACCGCATCCTGTCCGCGAGCCCACCCGCGCCGCAGGACCTCGACGCCTGGCTCTCGCTGTGGGCGCCCGAGCTCGGGAAGGCGGACACCTCCGTCGTCGTGGGGGAGGTCGACTCGCTGCCCGCCCGGGCCGCCGAGGAACTGCGCGCCCTCGTCGTCGCGGCTCGCGGCGCCCGTCCCGGGCTGCCCGTCGTGCTCACCGCCGAGGACCTCGCCGAGGTGCCCGCGCCCCTGGCCGGGCTCGTCGACGCCGTCGTGCCCGTGCCGCCGCTGCGCGACCGCCCGGGCGACGTGCTGCCGCTGGCCCACCACGTCGTGCGGCAGACCCGCGGCCGCGACCTCGACATCACGCCCGCGGCCGCGCGGGCGCTGGAGACGTGTCCGTGGCCGGGCAACGTGGACCAGCTGCACCGCGTCGTGCGACGGGCTGCGCTGCAGGCGGACACGATCGACACGCGGCACCTGTCGTCGGAGGTGTTCAGCGGGTCCGGCCACCGCCTCTCGCGCATCGAGTCGGTGGAGCGGGACGAGATCGTCCGTGTCCTCACGACACCCGGGATGACCGTGAAGCAGGCGGCCGCCGAACTGGGCATGAGCCGGGCGACGGTCTACCGCAAGGTGGCGCAGTACGACCTGCGGATCCCCCGGTAGACCGGCGGAGTAGTTGCCAGGGGTTCCCTGTGTGAGTCCTGAGTGGCATGGTGTGCCCGGTCCGTCGCACCGTCGCGAGGAGGAACCACTGTGAAGACCCGCAGGACGACCCTGGCCCTGGCCGCCGCGCTCACCCTCACGTCCTGCGCCGCCCCACCCGGCGACTCCCCGGGCGAGGTCCCCACGCCCGACCGCGCGAAGAACGTCATCGTCCTGCAGGGCGACGGCATGGGGATCGCGCACCGCGAGCTGATCCGGCTCGCCACCGTGGGGCAGGACGGCGAGCTGGCGATGGACCGGCTCGAGGTGAGCGGCTGGGTCCACACCGACCCCGCCGACCCCACGGAGACCGTCACCGACTCCGCGGCCGCCGCCACCGCCTACGCGACGGGCGTCCGCACGTTCAACGGCGCGGTCGGCGTCGACGTCGCGGGGAACCCCGTGCCGAGCCTGCTGGAGCGGGCGCGCGACCTCGGCAAGTCCACCGGCCTCGTGACGACGTCGCAGGTGACCGACGCGACGCCCGCGGCGTTCGCCTCGCACGTCCTCGACCGCGACGACCAGAGCGAGATCGCGCGGCAGTACATGGAGGAGACGAAGCCCGACGTCGTCCTCGGTGGTGGGGAGGACCGCTGGCTGCCGCCCGCGGAGCCCGGCGCGTTGCCGGACCACCCGTGGACGGACCCGACGGAGGAGAGCGCCGGCACGGCGGGCGACCTCGTCGCCCGCGCGCAGGAGCTGGGGTACGAGCACGTCTCGAACGGCGCGGAGCTGGCCGCCGCGACCTCGCCGAAGCTGCTCGGGCTGTTCGCCAACGAGGAGATGTTCGAGCACCGCAACGAGGGCGAGGGGGCGATCTACCAGCCGTCGGTCCCGTTGCGGGACATGGCGTCCAAGGCCCTCGACACGCTGTCGGCCGACGAGGACGGGTTCTTCCTGCTCATCGAGGAGGAGGGGATCGACGAGATGGCCCACCACAACAACGCCCACCTCACGATCGCCGCGGGGGCCGCGTTCGACGCGACCGTCGCGCTCGTCCTCGACTTCGTCAAGGCCCACCCGGACACTCTCGTCGTCGTCGAGGGCGACCACGAGACCGGCGGCCTGACGATCGAGAACGTCGACCCCGACGACGAGAGCGGCGAGGCCGACTCCCGCGAGGACGGCCCCTTCACCGTCGCCGGGTCGGAGCTGCAGTTCACCGTCGACTGGACGACCACCGAGCACACCGGGGCGGCGACGCCCTTGACCGCGACGGGACCCGGCTCGTCCGCGCTCGGCCGGGTGCAGCACGGCACCGACGTGCACGACGCGATCCTGGCCGCCCTGCACTGACCGCGGCTCCACGAGCGTTCCGCGGACCCCGTGACACCCTGGGAGCGCACCCGACGCACCCTGGGAGGAACTCGCCGTGGCCGGTGGACTCGTGGCCCTGCTCGACGACGTCGCGCTCATCGCGCGGGCGGCGGCCTCCTCGATGGACGACATCGGGGCCGCCGCCGCCCGCGCCAGCGCGAAGGCCGCTGGTGTCGTCGTCGACGACGCCGCCGTCACCCCGCAGTACGTCCGCGGGCTGACGCCCGAACGCGAGCTGCCGATCATCCGCCGCATCGCGCTCGGCTCGCTGCGGAACAAGCTGCTGATCATCCTGCCGGTGATCCTGCTGCTCAGTCAGTTCGCGGACTTCCTCCTCACCCCGATCCTCATGCTCGGTGGCGCCTACCTCGCGTTCGAGGGGGCCGAGAAGGTGTGGGCCAAGGTGTCCGGGCACGGCCACGGGCACGAGGACGGCCCCAAGGACGAGGGGACGATCGTCTCCGGCGCGATCCGCACCGACCTCATCCTGTCCGCGGAGATCATGGTGATCTCCCTCAACGAGGTGGCCGACCAGCCGTTCTGGTCCCGGCTGGTCATCCTCGTCGTCGTCGGCGTCGCGATCACCGTGCTCGTCTACGGGGCCGTCGGGCTCATCGTGAAGATGGACGACGTCGGGTTGAAGCTCGCCGAGAAGCCCTCGGCGGGCCTCGCCCGCTTCGGTCGCGGGCTCGTGAGCGCCATGCCGAAGCTGCTGACCGTCCTCACCGTCGTCGGCACGGCCGCGATGCTCTGGGTCGGCGGCCACATCCTCCTCGTGGGCACCGACGAGCTCGGGTTCGGTGGCCTCTACGCCGTCGTGCACCACCTCGAGGAGGCCGTCCACGGCGTCGCCGGCATCGGCGGAGTCCTCGGCTGGCTCGTCAACACGCTGTGCAGCGCGGTCGTCGGGCTCGTCGTGGGGGCGGTCGTCGTCCTCGTCGTGACGCTGGTCCGGAACCGCCGCGCGGCCCACTGACCTCGATCCGCGCGGCACCATGTCCCGCGTGAGGAGAGCGCTGCTCGACGACGTCCACCGCATCGTCGACCACCTGGCCGAGACGCTCGGCCGCTCCGTCATGCTCGACGACCCCGACCTCGCCCTGCTCGCCGGTTCCCGGCACTTCGGGGACGAGGACCCCTACCGCGTGAGCGTGGTCCTGGCCCGCGGTGCGAGTGCCGAGGCCGTCGAGTGGTTCCGCCGCTTCGACCTGGCCGGCGCCGAGGGGCCCGTCCACGTCCCCGGCAACGAGGCGCTCGGGCTGCGCCCGCGCCTGTGCTACCCCGTGCGCTGCAACGGGGTGCACCTCGGGGCCCTGTGGCTCATGGACGACGGCCGGCCGCTGGACGGTGAGCTGGTCCGCGACGCCTGCGTACGGCTGGGACGCATCCTCGCCGAGAGGGGCCACACGGGCGGCCTCGACGAACCCCTCGTCGACGCCCTGCTCGTCCAGCTCGTGCGCGGGGTCGACCCCGACCACGTCCTGGACCTGCTGCGGGCCGAACGCTTCGTCGACGCCGGCCGCCGGCACGTCGTGGCCGTCGCGCACCCCGTCGCCGGCGGCCGGAGCCCCCTGGAGGTGGTGGCGCACCGCGCGGCCCGGGCCGACCACGTCCTGGACCACCGGGTCGTCGCCGTCGAGGAGTTCGCCGTCCTCGTCGCCGCCGTCCGCCGCTCCAGTCCCGCCCCCGAGCTGCCCGAGGTCCCGTCGACGGTCGGGGTCAGCGACGTCGGCGAGGTCGAGGACCTGCGGGAGCTGTTCGTGCAGGCGGCGCTCGCGGCCTTCGCGGGGCACCACCTGTCCTCCGGCGGGGTGACGCGGTGGGGTGACCTGGGCCCGCTCACCGCCTTCCTGCGGGCCGCCACCGGGCCCGTGCGGACCCCGACCCTGGCGAGGTTCGAGGAACTCCTCGACGGCGACCGCGCGGGGACGGCGAGTGCGACGGTCGCCGCCTACCTGCGCCACGCCGGGGACACCACGGCCACGGCGGCCGAGCTCGTCGTCCACCGCACGACCCTGCGCTACCGCCTCGAGCAGGTCGAGGCGCGCACCGGTCTCGACCTGTCCGACGGCCGCGACCGGGCCGCCGTCCAGCTCGTGTTGCTCGCGCGTGACGTCCGCGTGTCCGGGCTCGCCCCGTTCCTCTGAGGTGAGGAACGTCGGCGGGCAACGTCCTCGCGCGGGCGGATGAACCCGTTCCGTCGCCTGCCGAGACTGGTGGGCACCACCCGGCAGGCGGGTGGTCGCCGACCCCGTGAGGTGCCCGTGACAGCGCAACCCGAACCCGCCACGACGTCGACGAGTGCCGCGCGGCCCACCCTGGACGACGCTCCCTTCAACCGCCTACACCTGCTCGCCACCGTGTGCGTGCTGGGCGGAGCGGCCCTCGACGGGTACGTCCTCGGCGTCATCGGCCACGCCGTGGGACCGGCCTCGGCCCAGCTCGGGCTGAGCGCCCTCGGCTCCGGTCTGCTGGCCGCCAGCGCGCTCATCGGCGTCTTCGTCGGCGGGCTGTTCTTCGGCGGCATCGCCGACCGGTTCGGCCGGCGCCGCGTGTTCCTCTGGAACCTGCTGGCCTTCGTCGTGCTGTCGCTGGCCCAACTCGTCGTCGACAGCGCCTGGCAGCTCGTGGCCGTGCGGATCCTGCTCGGTCTGGCCATCGGCGTCGAGTACGCCGTGGGGGCCGCGCTGCTCGCCGAGTTCGTGCCCCGCCGACCCCGCGGGGCCCTGCTCGGATCGATCCAGGCGCTCTGGATCGTCGGCTTCGTCGCCGCGTTCCTCATCGGGTCGGCGGTCAGCCCCGACGCGTGGCGGTGGCTGCTCGCCAGCAGCGCGCTTCCGGCGTTCGTCGTCCTCGTCCTGCGCACCGGATTGCCCGAGTCGCCGCGCTGGTTGCAGGCCCAGGGCCGCACGGCCGAGGCCGAGCAGATCGTCCACGACCGCATCGGCGACTACGCGATCCCCGACGTCGCCCCGGCCGCCGCCCGCGCCGGGCTCGCGGAACTGTTCACCCCCGACCGCTGGCGGCAGTCGCTGTACGCCGGCCTGTTCTGGTTCTGCCAGGTCGCCCCGTTCTTCGCGATCTTCACCTTCGTCGGGCCGATCCTGTCGATGCTCGACGTCCAGGAGGGCTTCACCGGAGACCTGCTGATGAACGTGCTGCAGCTCGTCGGCGCCGGGCTCGGGGTGTGGGCGCTGCACCTGTTGTCCCGCCGCGCGTTCGTCGTCTCCAGCTTCGCCGTCACGGTCGTCGGGCTGCTCGTCATCGGCCTGTTCCCCGACGCCCCCGGTGTCCTCGTCGTCGCGGCGTTCGGCCTGTTCACCCTCGTCATCTCCGGGGCCTCGAACATCCAGTTCGTCTACCCGAGCGAGATGTTCGAGACCCGGCTGCGCACGACCGGTGTCGGGTTCGCGGCCGCCTTCAGCCGGATCGGTGCGGCGCTCGCGACCTACCTGCTGCCGGTCTCGCTCGACGCCCTCGGTGCCCACGGCACGCTGCTCGTGGCCGCCGTCTTCCCGCTCGTCGGTCTCCTCGCCTCGCTCGCGTGGGCGCCCGAGACCCGCCGTTCCGCCCTCGCCTGACCCGGAGGACCCCTGATGACCGCCCCCCAGTTCCAGACCGACGTCGTCGTCGTGGGCCTCGGCGCCTTCGGGTCCGCCGCCCTGTGGCGGTTGGCCGCGCGCGGCGTCCGCGTCACGGGTGTCGAGCGCTTCGGCGTCGGCCACGCCCTCGGCTCCTCCCACGGGGCGACCCGGTTGTTCCGCGTCGCCTGCTACGAGCACCCGGCGCTCGCCCCGCTGGCCCTGAAGTCCCTGGCCCTGTGGACCGAGCTGGGCGAGAGCACCGGTGAGGTCCTCGTGCGGCAGACCGGCTGCCTCAACACCGGGTCGCCCACGAGCGCGCCCGTGGCGGGAACCCTCGCCGCCGCGGAGGCCGCCGGAGTTCCCGTCAAGACGCTGAACGCCGAGGAGGTCCGGCAGACGTACCCCGGCTACGCGTGGCTCGACGACGGCGACCTCGGCGTCCTCGACCCGTGGGCGGGCATCTGCTACCCCGAGCGGAACGTCCGGGCGCACGTCGCGGAAGCCCGCCGGCTCGGCGCGGAGGTGTTCGAGCACACGACGGTCACCGCCGTGGAGACCACCGACGACGGGGTGCTCGTCCGCACGCCGACGGCGACCATCGCGGCGCAGCAGGTCGTCGTCGCCACCGGCGCCTGGCTCGGCACGCTCGTGCCGGACCTGCCGCTCGACCCGCGACGGATGCCCATGTTCTTCTTCCGCGCCCGACCCGGGCACGAGCAGGACTACACGCTCGACGCCTTCCCGGCCTTCACCCGCGCCCTGCCGGACGGCACGGAGGTCTGGGGCCACGGCTCGGCCGACGACTACGGCGTCAAGCTCGGGCTGCTGCCCGACGGGGACAACTTCGCGCCCACGCAGGCCGAGACCCTCGACCGGTTCGTCCACGCGAGCGACAGCGCCGAGCTCAGCGCCGCCGTCGTCCGCGCCTTCCCCGGGGTCGACCCGACCCCGGAGAAGGCCACGCCCTGCATGGTGAACAACACCCCGGACGAGCAGTTCGTCATCGGCCGCCCGCACGGCGCTGAGCGGGTCGTCGTCGCCGGCGGGGACTCCGCCCACGGGTTCAAGCACGCCGCCGGGGTGGGGGAGCTCGTCGCCCAGCTCGTCGTGGGTGAGCAGCCCTTCCTCGACGCGGGGTTCGTCGACCCCCGGCGCTTCGCTCCTACTCCTTGACCGCACCCTCCGACGCCGACATGACGTGCCGCTGGAACACGAAGAACAGCAGCGCGACGGGCAGCGTCATGAGCGCGGCGGCGGCCAGCTTGAGCGGGTACTGGTTCGCCTGCCCGAAGGCCCCGCCGTTGCTCAGGGTCGCGACGAGCGTCGTCAGGGTGTTGAGGTCGGGGCTCGACCGCGACACGACGAAGTGGCTCAGCTCGTTCCACGAGGCCTGGAAGCTGAGGATGCAGATCGTCACCACGGCCGGCCGCGACATCGGCAGGACGACCGACCAGAACGTGCGGAACGTGCCCGCCCCGTCGAGGTAGCTGGCCTCCTCGACGCTGCGGGGGACGGACTCGAAGAAGTTCTTCATGATGAACACCCCGGCCGCGTCGGCGATGAGCGGCAGGATCATGCCCGTGTACGAGTCGTAGATCGCGAGCTGGTTCAGCACGAGGAACTTCGGGATGAGCAGCACGACCGGCGGTACGGCGATGACGGCGATGAACGCCGCCGTCACGACGGACCGACCGCGGAACGGCAACCGCGCCAGGGCGTAGCCGGCGAGGCAGTCGAAGAACACCCGCCCGATGGTCACGCAGACGGCGACGATCGCCGAGTTCATCGCGGCCCGCGGGAAGTCGAGCTGCGTGAACAGGGTCGTGAACGCCGCGGTCGTCCCCGGCAGGGGGAGGAGGTCGAGCGGGTCGGCCGTCGCGTCGCCGTCGGTCTTGAACGCGTTGGCGACCTGGACGAGGAACGGGAAGACGTAGACGAGGGCCAGGACGGTCAGGACGGCGTAGCCGAGGGACCGTCGGACGAGGTGCGCGGTCACGAGGAGCTCCTCACCGGTTGTCCCGCAGGAAGGCGCGCTGGACGACCGTCAGCACGACGATGATGAAGAACAGCAGGAACGCGATGGCGGCGCCCTGGCCCCACTGCTGCTGCTCGAAGCTGGCCGTGTACGACAGGTAGGCCGGGGTGATCGTCGTCTTGGCCGGGCCGCCCTGCGTCCCGGTGTAGACCTGGTCGAACACCTGCCACGTCCCGACGAGGCCGAGCGTCAGCACGGTGAACAGCACCGGCCGGAGCATCGGCACCGTGACGTACCGCAGGCGCTGCCACGCCGAGGCGCCGTCGACGGTCGCCGCCTCGCCGACCTCGGCGGAGATGTTCTGGAGCCCGGCGAGGAACAGGAGCATGAACGTCCCGGACGTCGTGAAGACCGCGAGGATGATGAGCGCGCTCATCGCCACACTGGGGCCGGCGAGCCACTCCCACAGCGAGATCCCCAGGACGTCGTGGTCCGCCAGCGCGCCGCCGCTGTCGACGCCGACCACACCGAGCAGCAGGTGCAGGACGCCGCGCGGGTCGGCGAACCAGTTCGGCCCGTTGACCCCGAACCAGCCGATGACCTGGTTCACCGCTCCCGAGGCACCGAAGAGGAACAGGAACACGACGACGATGGCCACCGAGCTCGTGACCGACGGGAAGTAGAACGCCGTCCGGAAGAACCCGCGACCCTTGAGCGCCCGCTGGTTGACGGCGACGGCCAGCAGCAGCGCCACGACCGTCTGCGTCGGGACGACCAGCAGCACGTACCAGAGGTTGTTGCGCAGCGCGGTCCCGAGGTCCTGCGTCGCGAGGCCGCCCCCGGCGAGCAGCGTCTGGTAGTTGTCGAGCCCCACGAACGGGACGTCGCCGGAGAACGGGCTGCCGCGCCCGCGCCACCCGGACACGCTGACCCAGGCCGCCATGAGGACGGGCAGCCCGACGAACAGCGCGACGAGGACGAGGGCGGGCAGCGTGAACAGCCACCCCGCGGCGGCCTGCTGCCGCGCGAACCGGTTCCGGCCCGTGCGCGCGGTGACCGTCGCGGTCTTCTGCTGCGTCGTCAGCGTGCTCACTTCAGCGCCGCCTCCAGGTTCTGCTGGGTGGCGTCGAGGATCTGCTGCGGGTCGCCGGTCCCCAGGCCCTCGAGCTTGGAGTTCAGGTCGGTGATGACGTCGGAGACGCCCGCCTCGTTGGGCAGGGCCTGGGCGTCGGCAGCCGAGTCGATGAACGCGGCCTGCGCCGGGAACTGCTGCCGGAACCCGTCGGCCGCGGACTGCACCGAGGGCATGACGCCGAACGCTTTGGCGAAGGTGAGCTGCTGGTCCGAGGACGTCATGGCCTCGACGAGCTGCTTGGCCGCCGCCTGGTTCTTGGAATCCGCGGCGATGCCCCAGCAGTTCGTGTAGGTGAACGTCGCCGGTCCGGCCGGTCCCGCGGGTAGCTTGACGACCTTGTACTGCAGGTCCGGGTAGGACGAGGCGACACCGCCGACGATCCAGTTCCCCTCGATCGTCATGGCGGCCTTGCCCGTGCCGAGGGCCTCGGTGCCGTCCCCGGCGCCGACGTCGGCGGCGAACTTCATCGAGCCGTTCGCCAGCAGCGACTTGACGTAGGTGAGGCCCTGGACCATCTGGGCGGAGCTCGCCGTCGCCTTCCCGTCGGTGACGAGGGAGCCGCCCGCCTGGGCCGCGAAGACGCCGAGCCGCTGGAACTCCGAGCTCGTCACGAGACCCGTGCGCCCGCCGGTGGTGAGGCGCTGCGCGACGCTCGCCAGCTGGTCCCACGTCGTCGGGACGTCCGCGTCGGTCAGCCCCGCCGCCTGCCAGGCCTTCTCGTCGATGACCAGCGCGAGGGTCGAGAAGTCCTTGGG from the Kineococcus endophyticus genome contains:
- a CDS encoding amidohydrolase family protein → MYTKDGEKYFILDAHIALWDARPENQRNVHGKQFIDCFYDYHRNLSPASELWPYEEYLYQGGERLMKDLFTDGYVDHAIFQPARLGEFYVNGFGQTQEAFALASANPDKLTYNHWFDPRDGERGLDRLRRDAEEMHLKGVKLYTADWHGDSRGYKLSDPWTYRYLEVCREVGIKNIHVHKGPTIRPLDRDAFDVADVDHVATDFTDLNFVVEHCGLPRLEDFCWIATQEPNVYAGLAVALPFIHTRPRYFAQIIGELLYWLDENRIFFSSDYALWTPKWLVETFVDFQIPEDMSEYAPLTTDQKKKILGLNAAAIYDIPVPEELQVANPPQHAEPQAVAVA
- a CDS encoding helix-turn-helix domain-containing protein → MGEGAPERRPGRHPLRAGVPVADRVAASWRRSSEYGVQTEAVEPVFSGTWEQESLFFECGREVLTDLHRTLVDEPLSLMLTDADGLVLNRLSGDTSLLRSLDAVFLAPGFAFSEREAGTSGLGLALADRMPAVVRAQEHYSTSLAGYTCAAVPVLDPVSGRLEGSVNITTWSEQPGKLLLALAQSAAGATSALMLARSRGRSPRPAPRGEVFHVQPGTLEPGSGTVQTLSAVWREAVQRAEDAVRAGHVVVAVGERGTGRATLLAQAVRRARPRDRILSASPPAPQDLDAWLSLWAPELGKADTSVVVGEVDSLPARAAEELRALVVAARGARPGLPVVLTAEDLAEVPAPLAGLVDAVVPVPPLRDRPGDVLPLAHHVVRQTRGRDLDITPAAARALETCPWPGNVDQLHRVVRRAALQADTIDTRHLSSEVFSGSGHRLSRIESVERDEIVRVLTTPGMTVKQAAAELGMSRATVYRKVAQYDLRIPR
- a CDS encoding alkaline phosphatase, producing the protein MKTRRTTLALAAALTLTSCAAPPGDSPGEVPTPDRAKNVIVLQGDGMGIAHRELIRLATVGQDGELAMDRLEVSGWVHTDPADPTETVTDSAAAATAYATGVRTFNGAVGVDVAGNPVPSLLERARDLGKSTGLVTTSQVTDATPAAFASHVLDRDDQSEIARQYMEETKPDVVLGGGEDRWLPPAEPGALPDHPWTDPTEESAGTAGDLVARAQELGYEHVSNGAELAAATSPKLLGLFANEEMFEHRNEGEGAIYQPSVPLRDMASKALDTLSADEDGFFLLIEEEGIDEMAHHNNAHLTIAAGAAFDATVALVLDFVKAHPDTLVVVEGDHETGGLTIENVDPDDESGEADSREDGPFTVAGSELQFTVDWTTTEHTGAATPLTATGPGSSALGRVQHGTDVHDAILAALH
- a CDS encoding DUF808 domain-containing protein, with translation MAGGLVALLDDVALIARAAASSMDDIGAAAARASAKAAGVVVDDAAVTPQYVRGLTPERELPIIRRIALGSLRNKLLIILPVILLLSQFADFLLTPILMLGGAYLAFEGAEKVWAKVSGHGHGHEDGPKDEGTIVSGAIRTDLILSAEIMVISLNEVADQPFWSRLVILVVVGVAITVLVYGAVGLIVKMDDVGLKLAEKPSAGLARFGRGLVSAMPKLLTVLTVVGTAAMLWVGGHILLVGTDELGFGGLYAVVHHLEEAVHGVAGIGGVLGWLVNTLCSAVVGLVVGAVVVLVVTLVRNRRAAH
- a CDS encoding PucR family transcriptional regulator — translated: MRRALLDDVHRIVDHLAETLGRSVMLDDPDLALLAGSRHFGDEDPYRVSVVLARGASAEAVEWFRRFDLAGAEGPVHVPGNEALGLRPRLCYPVRCNGVHLGALWLMDDGRPLDGELVRDACVRLGRILAERGHTGGLDEPLVDALLVQLVRGVDPDHVLDLLRAERFVDAGRRHVVAVAHPVAGGRSPLEVVAHRAARADHVLDHRVVAVEEFAVLVAAVRRSSPAPELPEVPSTVGVSDVGEVEDLRELFVQAALAAFAGHHLSSGGVTRWGDLGPLTAFLRAATGPVRTPTLARFEELLDGDRAGTASATVAAYLRHAGDTTATAAELVVHRTTLRYRLEQVEARTGLDLSDGRDRAAVQLVLLARDVRVSGLAPFL
- a CDS encoding MFS transporter; amino-acid sequence: MTAQPEPATTSTSAARPTLDDAPFNRLHLLATVCVLGGAALDGYVLGVIGHAVGPASAQLGLSALGSGLLAASALIGVFVGGLFFGGIADRFGRRRVFLWNLLAFVVLSLAQLVVDSAWQLVAVRILLGLAIGVEYAVGAALLAEFVPRRPRGALLGSIQALWIVGFVAAFLIGSAVSPDAWRWLLASSALPAFVVLVLRTGLPESPRWLQAQGRTAEAEQIVHDRIGDYAIPDVAPAAARAGLAELFTPDRWRQSLYAGLFWFCQVAPFFAIFTFVGPILSMLDVQEGFTGDLLMNVLQLVGAGLGVWALHLLSRRAFVVSSFAVTVVGLLVIGLFPDAPGVLVVAAFGLFTLVISGASNIQFVYPSEMFETRLRTTGVGFAAAFSRIGAALATYLLPVSLDALGAHGTLLVAAVFPLVGLLASLAWAPETRRSALA
- the solA gene encoding N-methyl-L-tryptophan oxidase; the encoded protein is MTAPQFQTDVVVVGLGAFGSAALWRLAARGVRVTGVERFGVGHALGSSHGATRLFRVACYEHPALAPLALKSLALWTELGESTGEVLVRQTGCLNTGSPTSAPVAGTLAAAEAAGVPVKTLNAEEVRQTYPGYAWLDDGDLGVLDPWAGICYPERNVRAHVAEARRLGAEVFEHTTVTAVETTDDGVLVRTPTATIAAQQVVVATGAWLGTLVPDLPLDPRRMPMFFFRARPGHEQDYTLDAFPAFTRALPDGTEVWGHGSADDYGVKLGLLPDGDNFAPTQAETLDRFVHASDSAELSAAVVRAFPGVDPTPEKATPCMVNNTPDEQFVIGRPHGAERVVVAGGDSAHGFKHAAGVGELVAQLVVGEQPFLDAGFVDPRRFAPTP
- a CDS encoding carbohydrate ABC transporter permease — translated: MTAHLVRRSLGYAVLTVLALVYVFPFLVQVANAFKTDGDATADPLDLLPLPGTTAAFTTLFTQLDFPRAAMNSAIVAVCVTIGRVFFDCLAGYALARLPFRGRSVVTAAFIAVIAVPPVVLLIPKFLVLNQLAIYDSYTGMILPLIADAAGVFIMKNFFESVPRSVEEASYLDGAGTFRTFWSVVLPMSRPAVVTICILSFQASWNELSHFVVSRSSPDLNTLTTLVATLSNGGAFGQANQYPLKLAAAALMTLPVALLFFVFQRHVMSASEGAVKE
- a CDS encoding carbohydrate ABC transporter permease, whose translation is MTTQQKTATVTARTGRNRFARQQAAAGWLFTLPALVLVALFVGLPVLMAAWVSVSGWRGRGSPFSGDVPFVGLDNYQTLLAGGGLATQDLGTALRNNLWYVLLVVPTQTVVALLLAVAVNQRALKGRGFFRTAFYFPSVTSSVAIVVVFLFLFGASGAVNQVIGWFGVNGPNWFADPRGVLHLLLGVVGVDSGGALADHDVLGISLWEWLAGPSVAMSALIILAVFTTSGTFMLLFLAGLQNISAEVGEAATVDGASAWQRLRYVTVPMLRPVLFTVLTLGLVGTWQVFDQVYTGTQGGPAKTTITPAYLSYTASFEQQQWGQGAAIAFLLFFIIVVLTVVQRAFLRDNR
- a CDS encoding sugar ABC transporter substrate-binding protein, producing the protein MKRTRALLAAGATSVLLLTACGGSGFDDQGSGGGQQTSGPAKLQVLIGSSGQAETNAVTQAADAWAKSAGDSVTVTAASDLNQQLAQGFASSNPPDVFYVGSDTVASYASNGSLLAYGDELKDKDDFYPNLRDAFTVDGEFYCAPKDFSTLALVIDEKAWQAAGLTDADVPTTWDQLASVAQRLTTGGRTGLVTSSEFQRLGVFAAQAGGSLVTDGKATASSAQMVQGLTYVKSLLANGSMKFAADVGAGDGTEALGTGKAAMTIEGNWIVGGVASSYPDLQYKVVKLPAGPAGPATFTYTNCWGIAADSKNQAAAKQLVEAMTSSDQQLTFAKAFGVMPSVQSAADGFRQQFPAQAAFIDSAADAQALPNEAGVSDVITDLNSKLEGLGTGDPQQILDATQQNLEAALK